GTCAATTAAAAGCCATTAAAAAGCAAGAAAGAAGAAAGTTTTTGAGCTATACTACATTCAAATGAAAGAATAGAAGGAGGACCGAAAGATGTCAGAAATGAATTACGAACTTTATATGGACACAGCGGTGCTCGCTGGGAAGATTATGCTTGAAAGTAACGCTGAAACATATCGGGTGGAAGAGACAGTCACCCGCATTCTAAATTTGACAGAATTGACAATGATTGATGCATTAGCGTTAACGACAGGCCTGATAGCTACCTTGGACAGTCCAGATATGGAGGCCATAACTGTGGTGAAACGTATTTCTACCAGAAGTACGAACTTAGGGAATATTACCCGTGTAAATGATATTTCCCGTCGTGTTACGAGTGGTGTCATATCGATTGAAGAGGCTTATGCGCAATTAAATACCATTACTGGTAAGACGTATAATGAATGGTTCCAATCGATTGCTTTAATCGGTTTTATTCAAGCCATTGCTATTATGTATAAGGGGGGATTCCCGGAGTTTATCGCCCTTATTCCTAT
This genomic interval from Jeotgalibaca porci contains the following:
- a CDS encoding threonine/serine exporter family protein, whose product is MSEMNYELYMDTAVLAGKIMLESNAETYRVEETVTRILNLTELTMIDALALTTGLIATLDSPDMEAITVVKRISTRSTNLGNITRVNDISRRVTSGVISIEEAYAQLNTITGKTYNEWFQSIALIGFIQAIAIMYKGGFPEFIALIPISIVVAIIRYYGGRWRVTSFIVDMIASFMIALITYFMSVIMPVSISEDIMIISAIMPLLPGTALTNGVRDIFRGDYMSGGAKMLEALLIAIFVAIGIGSGLVLGGRLFG